A window of the Haloarcula litorea genome harbors these coding sequences:
- a CDS encoding cation:proton antiporter, producing MTDVASLRPLLAVLVSALAIPVVLSLESRPNVREGVTLTVAAAKFAIVASMVPGVLSGTVYVTSLADLGAGLSISLRADPLGILFALLASLLWIVTSFYSIGYMRGLDEHAQTRYFAAFAASLASAVGVAFGANLLTLFVFYELLTVSTYPLVTHDETDEARAAGRKYLAYTFGGGVAVLGGTVLVYVLTGTTAFTPGGIADLATADPALVRAAFALLTAGFGVKAALMPVHSWLPDAMVAPTPVSGLLHAVAVVKSGVFGVARVVLDVYGPDLLGELGLALPLAAVAAFTLLAASVIAIRQDNLKRRLAYSTISQLSYIVLGLALLEGPALVGGLLHIPAHAFMKLTLFFCAGAIHVETHTDDISDMAGIGTRMPLTMTAFGVAAAGMAGIPLVAGFVSKWYLVIGALDGGGLVFAAALLVSGVLNIAYFWPIVYQAFFESPEGHDEKPLIAGPFGGRESVRPDGGDAAEAVEDGTAPGDDEGAETDGEIPEPEHVDHLGKDREDHEHHGGPPAGGWDRRGWLGGESTWFMLGPILTAATLSLLLGIVPNTVVFLRIVETIVGNIPGVVL from the coding sequence ATGACCGACGTCGCCTCACTCAGACCGCTGCTGGCCGTGCTCGTGTCGGCGCTCGCGATTCCCGTCGTCCTCTCGCTGGAGTCGCGACCGAACGTCCGCGAAGGCGTGACGCTGACCGTCGCCGCGGCGAAGTTCGCCATCGTCGCGAGTATGGTCCCCGGCGTGCTGTCGGGGACCGTCTACGTCACGTCGCTGGCCGACCTGGGCGCGGGCCTGAGCATCTCGCTGCGGGCGGACCCGCTGGGGATCCTCTTCGCTCTGCTGGCCAGCCTGCTGTGGATCGTGACCAGCTTCTACAGCATCGGCTACATGCGCGGGCTGGACGAACACGCACAGACGCGGTACTTCGCCGCGTTCGCGGCCAGCCTCGCCTCGGCGGTCGGGGTCGCCTTCGGCGCGAACCTCCTGACGCTGTTCGTCTTCTACGAGCTGCTGACGGTGTCGACGTACCCGCTGGTCACCCACGACGAGACCGACGAGGCCCGCGCCGCCGGCCGGAAGTACCTCGCGTACACCTTCGGCGGCGGCGTCGCCGTCCTCGGCGGGACCGTCCTCGTCTACGTCCTGACCGGGACGACGGCGTTCACGCCCGGCGGGATCGCCGACCTGGCGACGGCCGACCCGGCGCTGGTCCGGGCGGCCTTCGCCCTGCTGACGGCGGGCTTCGGCGTGAAGGCGGCGCTGATGCCGGTCCACTCCTGGCTGCCCGACGCGATGGTCGCGCCGACGCCGGTCTCGGGACTGCTCCACGCCGTCGCCGTCGTCAAGAGCGGCGTGTTCGGCGTCGCCCGCGTCGTGCTGGACGTGTACGGCCCGGACCTGCTTGGCGAACTGGGGCTCGCGCTCCCGCTGGCGGCCGTCGCGGCGTTCACGCTGCTGGCGGCGAGTGTCATCGCCATCCGGCAGGACAACCTCAAGCGCCGGCTGGCGTACTCGACGATCAGCCAGCTCTCGTACATCGTGCTCGGCCTCGCGCTGCTGGAGGGGCCGGCGCTCGTCGGCGGCCTGCTCCACATCCCCGCACACGCCTTCATGAAGCTCACCCTGTTCTTCTGTGCCGGCGCGATCCACGTCGAGACCCACACCGACGACATCAGCGATATGGCCGGCATCGGGACGCGGATGCCGCTGACGATGACCGCCTTCGGCGTCGCGGCGGCCGGGATGGCGGGCATCCCGCTGGTCGCCGGGTTCGTCAGCAAGTGGTACCTCGTCATCGGCGCGCTGGACGGCGGCGGCCTCGTCTTCGCTGCCGCCCTGCTGGTCTCGGGCGTGCTCAACATCGCGTACTTCTGGCCGATCGTCTACCAGGCGTTCTTCGAGTCCCCGGAGGGCCACGACGAGAAGCCGCTGATCGCCGGGCCGTTCGGGGGCCGCGAGTCCGTCCGGCCCGACGGCGGCGACGCCGCGGAGGCGGTCGAAGACGGAACCGCTCCCGGGGACGACGAAGGGGCCGAGACCGACGGAGAGATACCGGAACCGGAACACGTCGACCACCTCGGCAAGGACCGCGAGGACCACGAACACCACGGCGGCCCGCCGGCCGGCGGCTGGGACCGCCGGGGCTGGCTCGGCGGCGAGTCGACGTGGTTTATGCTCGGGCCGATCCTGACCGCGGCGACGCTGTCGCTGCTGCTCGGAATCGTGCCCAATACGGTCGTCTTCCTCCGCATCGTCGAGACGATCGTCGGTAACATCCCGGGGGTGGTGCTCTGA
- a CDS encoding glycosyltransferase: MSPSLGVVVPAYRPDVARLRSYVEDVATTLEPDEVVVELDAPEPGVPEQLADLPGRVETVPYRRGKGAAVTGGFESLSTDVLAFADADGSTPADALAEVVDPVRDGDADLGVGSRRHPDAEVLSHQTFARRFLGDGFAWLAGRLLSVSLFDYQCGAKAIDADAWEEVRAHLYEPGFAWDVELVAVAGALDLRVTEVPIVWEDRPGSTVSPVRDSVALLRALLSARHRAKRLRDDRLHTAIASRREEPTALVERDR; this comes from the coding sequence ATGTCGCCATCGCTGGGCGTGGTGGTCCCCGCCTACCGACCCGACGTGGCGCGACTCCGCTCCTACGTCGAGGACGTCGCCACGACCCTCGAACCCGACGAAGTCGTCGTCGAACTCGACGCGCCGGAACCGGGCGTGCCCGAGCAGCTCGCGGACCTGCCCGGTCGGGTCGAGACGGTTCCCTACCGCCGGGGGAAAGGCGCTGCGGTCACCGGCGGGTTCGAGTCGCTGTCGACGGACGTGCTGGCGTTCGCGGACGCCGACGGGTCGACACCCGCGGACGCGCTGGCCGAGGTGGTCGACCCGGTCCGCGACGGCGACGCCGACCTCGGGGTCGGCTCCCGTCGCCACCCCGACGCCGAGGTGCTGAGCCACCAGACCTTCGCCCGTCGGTTCCTCGGCGACGGCTTCGCGTGGCTCGCCGGTCGCCTCCTCTCGGTGTCGCTGTTCGACTACCAGTGCGGGGCGAAGGCCATCGACGCCGACGCCTGGGAGGAGGTCCGGGCCCACCTGTACGAACCGGGATTCGCCTGGGACGTGGAGCTGGTCGCCGTCGCCGGCGCGCTCGACCTCCGGGTGACGGAGGTCCCGATCGTCTGGGAGGACCGCCCGGGATCGACGGTGTCGCCGGTCAGGGACTCCGTCGCGCTGCTGCGAGCCCTGCTGTCGGCCCGCCACCGGGCCAAGCGACTCCGCGACGACCGCCTGCACACCGCCATCGCGTCCAGACGCGAGGAGCCGACGGCGCTCGTCGAGCGCGACCGATGA
- a CDS encoding 30S ribosomal protein S27e yields MPGSFVTVACPDCENEQTLFEKAATDVACAVCGHTLARPTGGKADIEGEVTDVVEAR; encoded by the coding sequence ATGCCCGGGAGCTTCGTCACCGTCGCCTGTCCGGACTGCGAGAACGAACAGACCCTCTTCGAGAAGGCCGCCACCGACGTCGCCTGTGCGGTCTGTGGCCACACGCTGGCCCGCCCCACCGGCGGGAAGGCCGACATCGAGGGCGAAGTGACCGACGTCGTCGAGGCCCGATAG
- a CDS encoding HAH_0734 family protein: MKKLIVHGDAGFRKGGRIEYDGEEYEVFAVARQGEWHGPDEPQLWCTVGSEDEQETFDKQDYIPIHLDTENVDAEAVTVVRERGEPDAEAEA, from the coding sequence ATGAAGAAGCTCATCGTACACGGGGACGCCGGCTTCCGGAAGGGTGGCCGCATCGAGTACGACGGCGAGGAGTACGAGGTGTTCGCCGTCGCCCGGCAGGGCGAGTGGCACGGCCCCGACGAGCCCCAGCTGTGGTGTACGGTCGGCTCGGAGGACGAGCAGGAGACCTTCGACAAGCAGGACTACATCCCGATCCACCTCGACACCGAGAACGTCGACGCCGAGGCCGTCACCGTCGTCCGCGAGCGGGGCGAGCCCGACGCGGAAGCCGAGGCCTGA
- a CDS encoding Na(+)/H(+) antiporter subunit D, which translates to MVDPLTAVPPVVVLLAVAILVAVLPRLAGHALGVTASVAAVAWAWVVPAGAHLQVTFLGFEAVLLNVDEFSRLMGLIFGLIAAVAVLYSYASEADGVQTGFALSYVATSFGAVFAGDWLSLLFFWELMAVTSTLLVWYWGGQAVRAGFRYAIFHGIGGTLLMAAILQTYVVKGTFLFASVPGGPETAGIVAGLPAALAAVGIGVNVGFIGLHAWLPDTYPRPHIAASVFLCVFTTKTGVYGMYRAFPDGHVAIAYMGGGMAVFGATFALFQNDMRRLLSYHIQSQVGYMVAGVGIGSALAQAGAFAHVFNHILYKALLFMTAGVVVYRTGEENLKKLGGLAREMPLTAAAFSVAALSIAGFPGFNGFVSKGIVIAGSHYDFAKGPLYLQGRTTLEWLLLIGGVGTFMSFIKFGYYAFFHGEYEGSVPDANRGQSVAMVAVAVLCVAYGLLPGALFGLLPFDVTDGAVVSHVYVTYTVDHLVEGLALAVAGLVGFAVVKKPLSKLGRVPDVDRLTNPAVFYGTRGLVVGLTETYAAVDRAAVAGSQAFVDTVRNPNDVYRRAVGDGETAHPLRAGIGVSILVLAAFVTVTIVVLT; encoded by the coding sequence ATGGTCGACCCGCTGACCGCGGTGCCGCCGGTGGTCGTCCTGCTCGCGGTGGCGATCCTCGTGGCCGTGCTCCCCCGGCTGGCGGGCCACGCGCTGGGCGTCACCGCCTCGGTCGCGGCGGTCGCGTGGGCGTGGGTCGTCCCCGCGGGCGCGCACCTGCAGGTGACGTTCCTCGGGTTCGAGGCCGTCCTGCTCAACGTCGACGAGTTCTCGCGGCTGATGGGGCTCATCTTCGGGCTCATCGCGGCCGTCGCCGTCCTCTACTCCTACGCCAGCGAGGCCGACGGCGTCCAGACCGGCTTTGCCCTCTCGTACGTCGCGACGAGCTTCGGGGCCGTCTTCGCCGGCGACTGGCTCTCCCTGCTGTTCTTCTGGGAGCTGATGGCCGTCACCAGCACGCTCCTCGTCTGGTACTGGGGCGGCCAGGCGGTGCGGGCGGGCTTCCGCTACGCGATCTTCCACGGCATCGGTGGGACGCTGCTGATGGCCGCCATCCTCCAGACGTACGTCGTCAAGGGCACCTTCCTGTTCGCGTCGGTCCCCGGCGGCCCGGAGACGGCGGGGATCGTCGCCGGGCTCCCGGCCGCGCTGGCGGCCGTCGGCATCGGCGTCAACGTCGGGTTCATCGGCCTGCACGCGTGGCTCCCCGACACCTACCCGCGCCCGCACATCGCCGCGAGCGTCTTCCTCTGCGTGTTCACGACCAAGACGGGCGTCTACGGGATGTACCGCGCGTTCCCCGACGGCCACGTCGCCATCGCGTATATGGGCGGCGGGATGGCCGTCTTCGGGGCGACGTTCGCGCTGTTCCAGAACGATATGCGCCGCCTGCTCTCCTACCACATCCAGTCGCAGGTCGGCTATATGGTCGCCGGCGTCGGCATCGGCTCGGCGCTGGCCCAGGCCGGCGCGTTCGCCCACGTCTTCAACCACATCCTCTACAAGGCGCTACTCTTTATGACGGCCGGCGTCGTCGTCTACCGCACCGGCGAGGAGAACCTCAAGAAGCTCGGCGGGCTGGCCCGCGAGATGCCGCTGACGGCGGCCGCCTTCTCCGTCGCGGCGCTGTCGATCGCCGGCTTCCCCGGCTTCAACGGCTTCGTCAGCAAGGGGATCGTCATCGCCGGCAGTCACTACGACTTCGCGAAGGGGCCCCTGTATCTCCAGGGCCGGACGACGCTGGAGTGGCTCCTCCTCATCGGGGGCGTCGGGACCTTTATGTCGTTCATCAAGTTCGGCTACTACGCGTTCTTCCACGGCGAGTACGAGGGCTCCGTGCCCGACGCCAACCGCGGCCAGTCGGTCGCGATGGTCGCGGTAGCCGTCCTCTGTGTGGCCTACGGGCTGCTTCCGGGCGCGCTGTTCGGCCTGCTCCCGTTCGACGTGACCGACGGGGCCGTCGTCTCGCACGTCTACGTGACCTACACGGTCGACCACCTCGTCGAGGGGCTGGCGCTGGCCGTCGCCGGCCTCGTCGGCTTCGCCGTCGTCAAGAAGCCGCTCTCGAAACTCGGCCGCGTCCCCGACGTCGACCGGCTGACCAACCCCGCGGTGTTCTACGGCACCCGAGGGCTCGTCGTCGGCCTCACCGAGACCTACGCCGCCGTCGACCGCGCGGCCGTCGCCGGGAGTCAGGCGTTCGTCGACACGGTGCGAAACCCGAACGACGTCTACCGACGGGCCGTCGGCGACGGGGAGACGGCCCACCCGCTCAGGGCCGGCATCGGCGTCAGCATCCTCGTGCTGGCGGCGTTCGTCACCGTGACGATCGTCGTCCTGACGTGA
- a CDS encoding GtrA family protein, which yields MTPPTDRLQEFVPDRFESLVSGVRFGQFVSVGVVGAISDNTVLAVARLGFGVPELWAKAAGIETAILVMFLVNEHWTFAEAGDAGRWPFLRRLVKSHLVRSGGVSIQLVVYWLLTQQLAVTLVVAGTDLWFLAASPIAIGVAMLVNYVFESLFTWQVQAE from the coding sequence ATGACGCCGCCGACGGACCGCCTCCAGGAGTTCGTCCCCGACCGGTTCGAGTCGCTGGTCTCCGGTGTCCGGTTCGGCCAGTTCGTCTCCGTCGGCGTCGTCGGCGCGATCAGCGACAACACGGTCCTCGCCGTCGCCCGGCTCGGCTTCGGCGTCCCCGAGCTCTGGGCGAAGGCCGCCGGCATCGAGACGGCGATCCTCGTGATGTTCCTGGTCAACGAGCACTGGACCTTCGCAGAGGCCGGCGACGCCGGTCGGTGGCCGTTCCTCCGACGGCTGGTGAAATCCCACCTCGTCCGCTCGGGCGGTGTCTCGATCCAGCTTGTCGTCTACTGGCTGCTCACACAGCAGCTGGCGGTGACGCTGGTCGTCGCCGGGACTGACCTGTGGTTCCTCGCGGCCAGCCCCATCGCCATCGGGGTGGCGATGCTGGTCAACTACGTCTTCGAGAGCCTGTTCACCTGGCAGGTCCAGGCCGAGTGA
- a CDS encoding DUF2298 domain-containing protein, with amino-acid sequence MEYGLVALWLALYLLLGYVGATVAAALFPRFADRGVAFGVPVALVVLWLATYLLGRVSITAGVWVGVALLVVAAWLTADRFGTVDGRAYAEVAAVFTVAFLLVVWIRALDPAIVPIGGEKFLDYGLLKSLLRADSLPPEDMWFAGEPVAYYYGGHLLAAILTRLTGTAGQYAYNLALAGFYAILVTAAYGLAGAVAADRGVPRRLAAGLAAFFVGVASNLSTPVKFLVWVLPSGLSRSLADAAGYEVGGLAAGPDRFSYWSASRVITDEAGDFATYEPSAALVIDEFPLFAWLNGDLHAHMMSTGFLLLAAALCFSYYQTPAVEWRRRLALLFGALPALAGFVAVTNTWSFPSVAGLAMLTVAAAPADPRTLLPTGVAGRLRIDGVTGEGIRVGLAVAVAVCILALGLLWSLPFWLGAASGREVAVLPDRTNLAEFLAVHGAFVVPFWLYFYAQTGRAVGTREARIVGLAAVAFAALAATADLVAVGVLLPLLVGAWLFARSPTLSRSIDALPALADGGDRPVEFEAVLVMAGAGLALLVEFVFVRENVGRMNTVFKTYMQVWILWGVAVGPVLAWLVTRWRPAAERRRAWTTHGTRALLAVLVVSTSLYGVFALSAHADAAGEPTLNGTAYLDRTHPEEAEAIRWLDRREGRPTLVTAAPAGYEWETAEGKGASAPASLTGLPTVAGWFHEAQYRNDSVYQRRVEDVAIIYSGPAAEQRRLLERYDVQYVYVGPAERSRYERVTVDRLAGVSVAARGGDVVIYRVDQSEL; translated from the coding sequence ATGGAGTACGGTCTCGTCGCCCTCTGGCTCGCCCTCTATCTGCTGCTCGGCTACGTCGGTGCGACCGTCGCCGCGGCGCTGTTCCCCCGCTTCGCCGACCGCGGCGTGGCCTTCGGCGTCCCGGTCGCGCTGGTGGTGCTCTGGCTGGCCACGTACCTCCTCGGCCGAGTGTCGATCACGGCCGGCGTCTGGGTGGGCGTGGCGCTCCTGGTCGTGGCCGCGTGGCTCACAGCGGACCGCTTCGGGACCGTCGACGGGCGGGCGTACGCAGAGGTGGCGGCGGTGTTCACCGTCGCGTTCCTGCTCGTCGTCTGGATCCGGGCGCTGGACCCCGCCATCGTCCCGATCGGCGGCGAGAAGTTCCTCGACTACGGCCTGCTGAAGTCGCTCCTGCGGGCCGACAGCCTGCCGCCGGAAGACATGTGGTTCGCCGGTGAGCCGGTGGCGTACTACTACGGCGGGCACCTCCTGGCGGCCATCCTGACGCGGCTCACCGGCACCGCCGGGCAGTACGCCTACAACCTCGCGCTGGCGGGGTTCTACGCGATTCTGGTGACCGCCGCCTACGGACTGGCCGGAGCCGTCGCCGCCGACCGGGGCGTCCCCCGACGGCTGGCCGCGGGACTGGCCGCCTTCTTCGTCGGCGTGGCGAGCAACCTCTCGACGCCGGTGAAGTTCCTCGTCTGGGTGCTCCCCTCCGGGCTGTCCCGGTCGCTGGCGGACGCCGCGGGCTACGAGGTCGGCGGGCTGGCGGCCGGCCCGGACCGGTTCAGCTACTGGAGCGCGAGTCGGGTCATCACCGACGAGGCGGGCGACTTCGCGACCTACGAGCCGTCGGCGGCGCTCGTCATCGACGAGTTCCCGCTGTTCGCCTGGCTCAACGGCGATCTGCACGCCCACATGATGAGCACGGGCTTTCTCCTGCTGGCGGCGGCGCTGTGTTTCAGCTACTACCAGACGCCGGCCGTCGAGTGGCGGCGTCGACTCGCCCTGCTGTTCGGTGCGCTCCCGGCGCTCGCGGGGTTCGTCGCCGTCACGAACACCTGGTCGTTCCCCTCGGTCGCGGGGCTGGCGATGCTGACCGTCGCCGCCGCGCCCGCCGACCCGCGGACGCTGTTGCCGACGGGCGTGGCGGGCCGGCTGCGGATCGACGGGGTGACCGGCGAGGGCATCCGCGTCGGGCTGGCCGTCGCCGTCGCGGTCTGTATCCTCGCCCTCGGGCTGCTGTGGTCGCTCCCGTTCTGGCTCGGTGCGGCGAGCGGCCGCGAGGTGGCGGTCCTCCCCGACCGGACGAACCTCGCGGAGTTCCTCGCCGTCCACGGCGCGTTCGTCGTCCCGTTCTGGCTGTACTTCTACGCACAGACCGGGCGGGCAGTCGGGACGCGGGAGGCCCGTATCGTCGGCCTGGCCGCCGTCGCGTTCGCGGCCCTCGCCGCGACCGCGGACCTCGTCGCCGTCGGCGTCCTGCTCCCGCTGCTGGTCGGGGCGTGGCTGTTCGCCCGGTCGCCGACGCTGAGCCGGTCGATCGACGCCCTCCCGGCGCTGGCCGACGGCGGGGATCGGCCGGTGGAGTTCGAGGCCGTCCTCGTGATGGCGGGGGCCGGGCTCGCGCTGCTCGTGGAGTTCGTCTTCGTCCGGGAGAACGTCGGCCGGATGAACACCGTGTTCAAGACGTACATGCAGGTGTGGATCCTCTGGGGCGTCGCGGTCGGCCCGGTGCTGGCGTGGCTGGTCACGCGCTGGCGGCCCGCGGCCGAGCGTCGTCGCGCGTGGACGACCCACGGCACCCGCGCGCTGCTGGCCGTCCTCGTCGTCTCGACCTCGCTGTACGGCGTCTTCGCGCTCTCGGCACACGCCGACGCGGCCGGCGAGCCGACGCTCAACGGCACGGCCTACCTCGACCGGACCCACCCCGAGGAAGCCGAGGCCATCCGGTGGCTCGACCGGCGCGAGGGCCGACCGACCCTCGTCACCGCCGCGCCGGCCGGCTACGAGTGGGAGACCGCGGAGGGGAAGGGGGCGAGTGCGCCGGCGAGTCTGACCGGTCTGCCGACCGTCGCCGGGTGGTTCCACGAGGCCCAGTACCGCAACGACTCGGTCTATCAGCGGCGGGTGGAAGACGTGGCGATCATCTACTCGGGTCCCGCCGCCGAGCAGCGCCGGCTACTGGAGCGGTACGACGTGCAGTACGTCTACGTCGGCCCGGCGGAGCGGAGTCGCTACGAGCGGGTGACGGTCGATCGGTTGGCCGGCGTGAGCGTCGCCGCGAGGGGCGGTGACGTGGTGATCTACCGCGTCGACCAGTCGGAACTCTAG
- a CDS encoding type IV pilin N-terminal domain-containing protein codes for MDLKQLFDDDDAVSPVIGVILMVAITVILAAVIASFVLGLGDQAQQTTPQASFSFDYDESFGDSGEGVLEITHDGGDTISGSSLYIRGSGWVDASSGTDFSSDVDIDSTNSDDTWDDAASETEVSAGESIAAGVGDGYEIRVIYETQEGDNSATLAQDSGPDA; via the coding sequence ATGGATCTGAAACAGCTCTTCGACGACGACGACGCTGTGTCGCCGGTCATCGGGGTCATCCTGATGGTCGCGATCACGGTCATCCTGGCGGCGGTCATCGCGTCGTTCGTCCTCGGACTCGGCGATCAGGCACAGCAGACAACTCCCCAGGCGAGCTTCTCGTTTGATTACGACGAGAGTTTCGGCGACTCCGGCGAAGGTGTACTAGAAATCACACACGATGGCGGAGACACCATTAGCGGATCGAGCCTGTATATCCGCGGGAGTGGTTGGGTAGATGCTAGTTCGGGGACAGATTTCTCGAGTGACGTTGATATCGATAGCACTAACAGCGATGATACTTGGGATGATGCAGCTTCTGAAACTGAGGTAAGCGCCGGTGAATCAATTGCTGCAGGCGTTGGTGATGGTTACGAAATCCGAGTTATCTACGAGACACAAGAAGGCGACAACTCCGCAACCCTCGCTCAGGACTCCGGTCCGGACGCGTAA
- the hpt gene encoding hypoxanthine/guanine phosphoribosyltransferase: MDRLKESLLEAPIIEKDGYHYFVHPISDGVPMLRPELLREIVIKIIRKAELENVDKIVTPAAMGIHLSTAVSLMTDIPLVVVRKRQYGLDGEVALSQVTGYSENEMYVNDVYEGDRVLVLDDVLSTGGTLAALTGALEDIGADICDIVCVIKKADGENKLDEAGYDAKTLINVTVEDGEVVIADEHGDG, translated from the coding sequence ATGGACCGACTCAAGGAATCGTTGCTCGAGGCCCCGATCATCGAGAAGGACGGCTACCACTACTTCGTCCACCCCATCAGCGACGGCGTCCCGATGCTGCGGCCCGAACTCCTGCGGGAGATCGTCATCAAGATCATCCGCAAGGCCGAACTGGAGAACGTCGACAAGATCGTCACGCCGGCCGCGATGGGCATCCACCTCTCGACGGCCGTCTCGCTGATGACCGACATCCCGCTGGTGGTCGTCCGCAAGCGACAGTACGGGCTCGACGGCGAGGTGGCCCTCTCGCAGGTCACCGGCTACTCCGAGAACGAGATGTACGTCAACGACGTCTACGAGGGGGACCGCGTCCTCGTCCTCGACGACGTGCTCTCGACGGGCGGTACCCTCGCGGCGCTGACCGGCGCGCTCGAGGACATCGGGGCCGACATCTGCGACATCGTCTGTGTCATCAAGAAGGCCGACGGGGAGAACAAGCTCGACGAGGCCGGCTACGACGCCAAGACGCTCATCAACGTCACCGTCGAGGACGGCGAGGTCGTCATCGCCGACGAGCACGGCGACGGCTGA
- a CDS encoding DUF7344 domain-containing protein, with amino-acid sequence MSSQVAQSSAGSTTALSKGEIFDVLQNERRRYVLQYLRQNGGPVELGDLASHVASMEYDCDSSDVSSAQRKRVYTTLQQTHLPRMDETGIVDYDDEDGVIATTEQTEELTVYLEIVPGSEFPWREYYLSFSAVSLAVVVVLWVGVYPFTLVPPLVWATVMAVVLAGSALYHNVAGREMTLTEYVDEQAEE; translated from the coding sequence ATGAGTAGCCAGGTGGCACAGTCGTCGGCAGGATCGACCACCGCGCTCTCGAAGGGGGAGATCTTCGACGTGCTCCAGAACGAGCGCCGCCGCTACGTGCTCCAGTATCTCCGACAGAACGGCGGCCCGGTCGAACTCGGTGATCTCGCGTCCCACGTCGCCTCGATGGAGTACGACTGTGACTCGTCGGACGTCTCCAGCGCGCAGCGCAAACGCGTCTACACCACGCTCCAGCAGACTCACCTCCCGCGGATGGACGAGACCGGGATCGTCGACTACGACGACGAGGACGGCGTCATCGCCACCACGGAACAGACCGAGGAGCTGACGGTGTACCTGGAGATCGTCCCCGGGAGCGAGTTCCCGTGGCGCGAGTACTACCTCTCGTTCAGTGCGGTCAGTCTCGCCGTCGTCGTCGTCCTCTGGGTGGGCGTCTACCCCTTCACCCTCGTCCCGCCGCTCGTGTGGGCGACGGTGATGGCGGTCGTCCTCGCCGGGTCGGCGCTGTACCACAACGTCGCCGGCCGCGAGATGACCTTGACCGAGTACGTCGACGAGCAGGCCGAGGAGTGA
- a CDS encoding 50S ribosomal protein L44e — MEMPRRFNTYCPHCHSHHEHEVEKVRSGRETGMKWIDRQRERNSGIGNDGKFSKVPGGDKPTKKTDLKYRCSECGKAHLREGWRAGRLEFQE; from the coding sequence ATGGAGATGCCACGCCGGTTCAACACGTACTGTCCGCACTGTCACTCCCACCACGAACACGAGGTGGAGAAGGTCCGCTCCGGTCGCGAGACCGGGATGAAGTGGATCGACCGCCAGCGCGAGCGCAACTCCGGCATCGGGAACGACGGGAAGTTCTCGAAGGTCCCCGGTGGGGACAAGCCCACCAAGAAGACGGACCTCAAGTACCGCTGCTCGGAGTGTGGCAAGGCCCACCTCCGCGAGGGATGGCGCGCCGGCCGACTGGAGTTCCAGGAATAA
- a CDS encoding type IV pilin N-terminal domain-containing protein, translating into MELKRFFDDDDAVSPVIGVILMVAITVILAAVIATFVLGLGEQVGNTAPQASFSFDYDEATTDTLTIVHDGGDTIDNTELSVTATDSFHQEGGSGDYTSRTFDELGSSTEVSAGVSVTIEEDSTNSNGFSDDTVRVVFKSEEGGSSATLGEWDGPDA; encoded by the coding sequence ATGGAACTCAAACGATTCTTCGACGACGACGACGCTGTGTCGCCGGTCATCGGGGTCATCCTGATGGTCGCGATCACGGTCATCCTGGCCGCGGTCATCGCCACGTTCGTGCTCGGACTCGGTGAACAGGTCGGCAACACGGCTCCGCAGGCGAGCTTTAGCTTCGATTATGATGAAGCTACGACTGATACCCTGACTATCGTCCACGACGGTGGTGATACTATCGATAACACTGAACTATCGGTGACTGCAACAGATAGTTTCCATCAAGAAGGGGGGTCTGGTGATTACACCTCAAGAACGTTCGATGAGCTCGGTTCTTCTACTGAGGTCTCTGCGGGTGTCTCAGTGACAATCGAAGAAGACTCTACGAACAGTAATGGATTTTCTGACGACACTGTCCGCGTCGTCTTCAAATCCGAAGAAGGCGGTAGCTCCGCTACCCTCGGCGAGTGGGACGGCCCCGACGCCTGA